One Nitrospirae bacterium YQR-1 DNA window includes the following coding sequences:
- a CDS encoding uroporphyrinogen decarboxylase family protein, with product MMSLHMTSMQRVLTTLKHQEPDRVPLCLPYTMHGAKELGISIKEYYSKAENVAEGQLRVCAKFKNDCINGYFYGPIEVEAWGGEVIFREDGPPNAGMPFIRKVEDIRGLTPPKVGECPCLIKSLDAQRIMKEKAGNDIAVMGTVMSPFSLPIMQMGFDKYIELIYENEELFEHLMRINEEFCVDWANAQIDAGCTAICYFDPMSSTTIIDKELYLKTGHKIAMRTLKRIKGPTATHFAAGRCLTILDDVIQTGTSVVGVSVLEDLEKIKNTCKGRISVMGNLNGIEMKRWTIAETTRIVKEAIAKAGKGGGFILSDNHGEIPLQVPDDVLHTIAEAVNDWGNYPLKWLER from the coding sequence ATGATGTCTCTTCACATGACTTCAATGCAGAGGGTTTTGACTACGCTTAAACATCAGGAGCCTGACCGCGTGCCTCTGTGCCTTCCATATACAATGCATGGGGCAAAAGAGCTGGGAATTTCCATTAAGGAATATTATTCAAAGGCTGAAAATGTTGCTGAGGGGCAGTTGCGTGTGTGCGCAAAATTCAAAAATGACTGTATCAACGGTTATTTCTACGGACCGATAGAGGTAGAGGCATGGGGCGGTGAGGTGATATTTCGTGAAGACGGCCCGCCTAATGCCGGTATGCCGTTTATAAGGAAGGTTGAAGATATACGGGGATTGACGCCTCCTAAAGTGGGAGAGTGCCCGTGTCTGATTAAATCCTTAGACGCCCAGAGAATAATGAAAGAAAAGGCTGGTAATGATATTGCAGTTATGGGCACTGTAATGTCGCCGTTTTCCTTACCGATAATGCAAATGGGTTTTGATAAGTACATCGAACTTATTTATGAAAATGAGGAATTGTTTGAACATCTGATGAGAATAAATGAAGAGTTCTGTGTTGACTGGGCAAATGCACAAATTGATGCCGGATGTACTGCTATTTGTTACTTTGACCCTATGTCTTCAACAACGATAATAGATAAGGAATTATACTTAAAGACAGGTCACAAGATAGCTATGCGCACATTGAAGAGGATAAAAGGCCCTACGGCAACCCACTTTGCGGCAGGAAGGTGTTTAACAATATTAGATGACGTTATACAAACAGGCACCTCCGTAGTAGGCGTAAGCGTACTGGAAGATTTGGAAAAGATAAAAAACACCTGCAAAGGACGAATAAGTGTAATGGGAAACCTCAATGGCATAGAAATGAAGCGATGGACCATCGCTGAGACAACAAGGATTGTAAAAGAAGCAATTGCAAAGGCCGGCAAGGGTGGCGGATTTATTTTATCTGATAACCACGGGGAGATTCCGCTTCAGGTGCCGGACGATGTGTTACACACAATAGCTGAGGCTGTGAATGATTGGGGCAATTATCCGCTGAAATGGTTGGAAAGATAG
- a CDS encoding cobalamin-dependent protein (Presence of a B(12) (cobalamin)-binding domain implies dependence on cobalamin itself, in one of its several forms, or in some unusual lineages, dependence on a cobalamin-like analog.): protein MEELSSVDVVNKHVEYMTKSLLSVDKLQVKKMLMELKESYEPIAIVERIIVPSLEQIGEGWMTDTVSLSQVYMSGKICSEILDDVIPHEQINRQQQLKMAIATLEDFHTLGKQIVKGFLYASGFEVADYGGGLTVGSLVERVIRDKTDVLLISVLMLPSALSIKEVRKQLRERHAATIIVAGGAPFNFDDELFKEVEADYAGRTVSDAIHIVRTLENNKGV, encoded by the coding sequence ATGGAGGAGCTTTCATCTGTTGATGTAGTTAATAAGCATGTAGAATATATGACTAAATCTCTGTTGTCTGTTGATAAATTGCAGGTAAAAAAGATGTTGATGGAATTAAAGGAATCATATGAGCCCATAGCTATTGTGGAGAGGATAATTGTTCCTTCTTTAGAGCAAATTGGTGAGGGCTGGATGACAGATACAGTGTCGCTTTCGCAAGTCTATATGAGCGGGAAAATATGCAGCGAGATACTTGATGATGTGATACCACATGAACAGATTAACAGACAACAGCAATTAAAAATGGCCATAGCCACGTTGGAGGATTTTCACACACTTGGTAAGCAAATAGTCAAGGGGTTTTTATATGCTTCAGGGTTTGAAGTAGCCGACTACGGCGGCGGTCTCACAGTTGGCAGCCTTGTGGAGCGGGTAATAAGAGATAAAACAGATGTTCTTTTAATCTCTGTACTTATGCTGCCCTCAGCATTGAGTATAAAAGAGGTGAGAAAACAATTGAGGGAAAGACACGCAGCAACAATAATTGTAGCCGGTGGCGCACCGTTTAACTTTGACGATGAATTATTTAAAGAGGTTGAGGCGGACTATGCGGGAAGAACTGTATCTGATGCGATACACATTGTACGCACTTTAGAAAATAATAAGGGGGTATGA
- a CDS encoding PAS domain S-box protein — protein MQQENNINGHDKKLADYAMACELVGRIASYESEDGVIDNIIELLRTLCAPTNIIYISMVDGQPSEIRTFPEAKNSEEVISDLINNFKDDYAWTASGAGFRLKIKGRDGVFGLIEIDGVLFPDYKNHYLNLSLTIASALGLAISNARIYQSLLNANIQLKLEIEKREITANALKISEEKYRTLLDDAAEAIIISDLSGNFLDLNKKAEELTGFVKSEALSLNYTQIHPEEELKRTKAAFDNIINNGFGTLTNAKVKRKDGTMIPVDITGRVIEYGGKKVAQGIFKDIRERLQTELVLRESHDRLLKILENMEAIVYVADMQTYKMIFANRYLKEAIGNVDILDRLCWNTIQSGQGGPCSFCTNNKLLDEKGNVTGVYTWEFQNTVNKKWYYMQDRAIRWIDGRIVRLEIATDITERKILEEKLALEHSFRKAIEESVMAGIAATDLDGRQIYINPSFCKMLGYDESQLIGLHPPHPYWAPEDYAHIRDAFRCTLEGKAPKEGFDLIFMKKTGERLYVNVLMSPLVSKQGEKTGWLASVYDITERKMLEDELKTKTYILSQLNKKLELVVDDKINEIRQKEQMLIQQSKMAAMGEMIGAIAHQWKQPLNAMSLNIQDIQDAYEFGELNKEYIDKMIETSTEQVAFMAKTIDDFRNFFKPSKDKTIFNVVNSIKEILSMFKEMFKKNSISIDFLYNKDNELKCNGYPNEFKQVILNLINNSKDAIVAKRSRNTRTYLEGKIQITVQSEDHAVAITISDNGGGIPEAVIEKIFEPYFTTKPSEIGTGIGLYMSKTIIETNMDGRLTVRNIEGGAEFMITMNRVML, from the coding sequence ATGCAGCAAGAGAATAATATAAACGGACACGACAAAAAACTTGCAGATTATGCCATGGCTTGTGAATTGGTAGGCCGGATTGCGTCCTATGAATCCGAAGACGGTGTGATAGATAACATAATAGAACTATTGCGAACTCTTTGTGCACCTACAAATATAATCTATATTTCCATGGTTGACGGACAGCCTTCTGAAATAAGGACATTTCCTGAAGCGAAAAATTCTGAAGAGGTAATAAGTGATTTAATCAATAATTTCAAGGATGATTATGCGTGGACAGCCTCCGGAGCGGGTTTTAGATTAAAGATTAAGGGCAGAGACGGGGTGTTTGGGTTAATAGAGATAGACGGAGTGTTATTCCCTGATTATAAAAACCATTATCTTAATTTATCTTTGACCATTGCAAGTGCCCTGGGTCTTGCAATATCCAATGCACGAATATATCAGTCACTTTTAAATGCAAATATACAGCTAAAGCTGGAAATTGAAAAGAGAGAGATAACAGCAAATGCCTTGAAAATTTCCGAGGAGAAATATCGTACCTTATTGGATGATGCCGCAGAGGCGATAATAATATCAGACCTCAGTGGGAATTTCTTAGACTTGAATAAAAAAGCCGAGGAGCTTACAGGTTTTGTTAAGTCTGAAGCTCTTAGCCTTAATTACACCCAAATTCACCCTGAGGAGGAGCTAAAGAGAACAAAAGCTGCATTTGACAATATTATTAACAATGGTTTTGGTACCTTAACTAACGCAAAAGTAAAGAGAAAAGATGGAACTATGATTCCAGTTGACATAACCGGCAGAGTGATAGAGTACGGTGGTAAGAAAGTAGCACAGGGGATTTTTAAAGATATAAGAGAGCGGCTCCAAACAGAGCTGGTATTAAGGGAGTCTCATGACAGGTTGTTGAAGATACTTGAAAATATGGAGGCAATTGTTTATGTTGCAGATATGCAGACATACAAGATGATATTTGCAAACCGCTATTTAAAGGAAGCAATAGGCAATGTAGATATATTGGACAGACTCTGCTGGAATACGATTCAAAGCGGACAGGGCGGACCGTGTAGTTTTTGTACTAACAACAAACTCCTTGATGAAAAAGGCAACGTAACCGGAGTATATACGTGGGAGTTTCAAAATACGGTTAATAAGAAATGGTATTACATGCAAGACAGAGCTATCAGATGGATAGACGGAAGGATTGTACGATTAGAGATAGCAACCGATATCACAGAGAGGAAAATATTAGAAGAAAAACTGGCGCTGGAACACTCTTTTCGTAAGGCGATAGAAGAATCAGTCATGGCAGGTATTGCAGCTACAGATTTAGATGGAAGACAAATATATATAAATCCCTCTTTCTGTAAAATGCTCGGATATGATGAGAGCCAACTAATTGGGTTACACCCGCCGCATCCATACTGGGCTCCTGAGGATTACGCTCATATCAGAGACGCTTTCCGTTGTACACTTGAAGGAAAAGCTCCCAAAGAAGGCTTTGATCTGATATTTATGAAAAAAACCGGAGAGAGGCTATATGTAAATGTTCTGATGTCTCCTCTTGTCAGCAAACAAGGTGAAAAGACGGGGTGGCTTGCATCAGTGTATGACATAACAGAGAGGAAAATGCTTGAGGATGAATTAAAAACAAAGACATACATTCTCTCACAGTTAAATAAGAAACTGGAACTTGTCGTTGATGATAAAATAAATGAAATACGTCAGAAAGAACAGATGTTAATTCAGCAATCCAAGATGGCGGCAATGGGCGAGATGATAGGAGCCATTGCCCACCAGTGGAAACAGCCTTTAAATGCCATGTCTTTAAACATACAGGATATACAGGATGCGTATGAATTTGGCGAGCTTAATAAAGAATATATTGATAAAATGATTGAGACTTCAACCGAACAAGTCGCTTTTATGGCAAAAACGATAGATGATTTCAGAAATTTTTTTAAGCCGAGTAAGGACAAAACCATATTTAATGTTGTCAACTCCATCAAAGAGATACTTTCAATGTTTAAAGAGATGTTTAAGAAAAACAGCATTTCTATAGATTTTCTATATAATAAAGACAACGAACTAAAATGTAATGGATACCCAAACGAATTTAAACAGGTAATACTTAACCTCATAAACAATTCTAAAGACGCCATTGTCGCAAAACGCAGCAGAAATACCAGAACATATTTAGAAGGTAAAATCCAAATAACTGTACAAAGTGAAGACCATGCCGTTGCTATAACAATAAGTGACAACGGCGGCGGCATACCGGAGGCTGTAATAGAGAAAATCTTTGAACCATATTTCACAACCAAACCGTCTGAAATCGGCACCGGAATAGGGTTGTATATGTCTAAGACAATAATTGAGACAAATATGGACGGCAGACTTACAGTGAGAAATATTGAAGGCGGCGCAGAATTTATGATAACAATGAACAGGGTGATGTTATGA
- the tkt gene encoding transketolase — protein MNKVDELCVNTIRMLAIDAVQRANSGHPGMPMGDADMAYVLWTEFLKHNPKDTAWPNRDRFILSAGHGSMLLYSLLYLTGYNISIDDIKNFRKMDSCTPGHPEYCLNTGVEVSTGPLGYGFAVGVGMAIAEKYLADMFNRPGFDLIDYNIYGIVSDGDIMEGVSYEASSIAGHLKLGKLIYLYSSNNTTIDGSTDLTFTEDVGKRFESQNWHVQYADGYNHVELADVIGKAKAVKDRPSIVIVNTHLGYGSPNKQDSADIHGAPLGADEVKATKAHFNWPEEEFYVPAEATEHCRVAIDNGAKLQKSWEDLLAKYRKQYPKEAENWDSLVSGKINIDLGGLLPVYEPGKSIATRTASGAVINALADTVTNLIGGSADLSPSNQTFMKNKPIFAPGRSGRNIHFGIREFSMGSVAAGIALSRLLIPYVGTYLVFSSYMLPAIRMSSMMGAKVIFILTHDSIGVGEDGPSHHPVEQLTTMRAIPELTVIRPADANETVRSWQYILQHGSGTTALVLTRQNVPVIDRTKYAKARGIYKGGYVLADSGKTPELILIASGSEVHCTLEAYEVLAKEGAGVRIVNMASFELFEKQLDDYKNSVLPPAVEKRIAVEAGCSLSWYKYVGLKGKVIGIDRFGVSAPSNVLFEHFGFTADNILKTARELLKT, from the coding sequence ATGAACAAAGTAGATGAGCTATGTGTCAACACCATAAGGATGCTGGCCATTGATGCAGTGCAGAGGGCTAACTCAGGACATCCCGGTATGCCTATGGGGGACGCCGACATGGCTTATGTGTTGTGGACGGAGTTTTTAAAGCATAACCCCAAAGACACAGCATGGCCAAACAGAGACAGATTCATTCTATCCGCCGGTCATGGGTCAATGCTGCTATACAGTCTGTTGTATTTGACAGGATATAATATATCCATTGATGATATAAAGAATTTCAGGAAAATGGATAGCTGTACTCCGGGACATCCCGAGTACTGCCTCAACACAGGGGTGGAGGTCTCAACCGGCCCCCTTGGATATGGTTTTGCCGTGGGGGTTGGAATGGCTATTGCGGAAAAATACCTTGCCGATATGTTCAACCGTCCCGGTTTTGATTTAATAGATTACAACATCTATGGCATAGTTAGTGACGGCGACATAATGGAAGGAGTTTCCTACGAGGCTTCCTCGATAGCCGGGCATCTGAAACTCGGGAAACTCATATATCTATACTCATCAAATAATACGACCATAGACGGCTCAACCGATTTAACATTCACAGAAGATGTGGGGAAACGATTTGAATCCCAGAACTGGCATGTTCAATACGCAGACGGCTATAACCATGTGGAACTGGCTGATGTGATAGGGAAAGCTAAGGCTGTGAAAGACCGTCCTTCAATAGTAATAGTTAATACGCACCTTGGATACGGCAGCCCCAATAAACAAGACAGCGCTGACATTCACGGTGCTCCGCTTGGGGCCGATGAGGTTAAAGCAACAAAGGCTCATTTTAACTGGCCGGAGGAGGAGTTTTATGTGCCTGCAGAGGCCACTGAGCACTGCCGTGTGGCTATAGACAATGGTGCAAAACTTCAAAAGAGCTGGGAAGACCTGCTGGCAAAGTACAGAAAGCAATATCCAAAAGAGGCTGAAAATTGGGACTCCCTTGTAAGTGGTAAAATAAACATTGATCTTGGGGGACTTCTGCCTGTTTATGAACCCGGCAAGTCCATAGCAACCCGTACAGCCTCAGGCGCAGTAATTAACGCCTTAGCTGACACTGTTACAAATCTGATTGGTGGCTCGGCTGATCTTTCACCGTCAAATCAGACATTTATGAAAAACAAACCAATTTTTGCTCCCGGCCGGTCAGGCCGTAATATTCACTTCGGCATAAGAGAGTTTTCCATGGGCTCTGTCGCCGCAGGTATTGCCCTTAGCAGATTGTTGATACCCTATGTGGGCACATATCTGGTGTTTTCAAGCTACATGTTGCCGGCAATAAGGATGTCCTCTATGATGGGAGCAAAGGTCATTTTCATTCTGACCCATGACTCCATAGGCGTTGGCGAGGATGGCCCAAGTCATCACCCCGTGGAGCAGCTAACCACAATGAGAGCGATCCCGGAACTTACGGTAATCCGCCCTGCCGACGCTAACGAAACCGTACGCTCATGGCAGTACATCCTTCAGCACGGAAGCGGCACTACAGCCCTTGTGCTTACACGACAAAACGTGCCGGTTATTGACAGAACAAAGTACGCCAAAGCACGGGGTATTTATAAGGGCGGTTATGTGCTGGCGGATTCAGGAAAAACACCTGAGTTGATTCTTATCGCTTCAGGGTCGGAAGTTCACTGCACACTTGAGGCATACGAGGTGCTGGCAAAGGAAGGCGCCGGCGTCAGAATTGTAAATATGGCTTCTTTTGAACTCTTTGAAAAACAACTTGATGATTATAAAAACTCCGTGCTGCCACCGGCGGTGGAAAAGAGAATTGCCGTTGAGGCAGGGTGCTCACTCAGTTGGTACAAATATGTCGGCCTTAAGGGTAAAGTGATTGGGATTGATAGATTCGGTGTGTCGGCGCCCTCAAATGTATTGTTTGAACATTTCGGTTTTACCGCCGATAATATCCTCAAAACCGCAAGAGAACTTCTTAAGACCTAG